GCGATCCCGTGGCCGATCGTCGAGTGCGAGTCCGGCGGCCAGAACCTGCCGCCGAACTTCGCCGGCGCCTCGGGCTACTACCAGTTCATGCCGGAGACCTGGCGCGGCCTGGGCGGCTCCACGCCGCACGCCTACCAGGCCCCCAAGGCCGAGCAGGACCGCCTCGCCGCCCGCCTGTGGGCCGGCGGTGCCGGCGCGCACAACTGGGTGTGCGCGTCGCTGGTCGGCTAGACCCAACGCGCCACCCCGTCATCGAGTGGCGGATTCTCCGCTCCCCAGGCGGAACATCCGCCAACGGATGACGGGCGCGCCCTGAGCGACGCGCGCGCCCTGAGGGACGCGCGCGCCGCCCGAACGCGGCGACGCCGGCTAGACCAGCTCGCGCTCGCGCTCGGAGGGCGCGGGCGCGGTCGGGCCCGCCACGACCCGCTCGTCGCGCCCGATGGCCTTCGCCGCCTGGCGCTCCGGCGAGATCCGCACGACGTCCTTCGCGAGCCCGACCTTCTCCATCGCGGTGATGATCGCCGCCGAGACGTCGACCTCGTACCAGCGCATGCCGTGGTGGGCCGAGCGCGGGAAGGCGTGGTGGTTGTGGTGCCAGGACTCGCCCAGCGACGGGATCGCCAGCCAGCCGACGTTGGTCGACCGGTCCTCGATGTCGAAGCGCCGGCCGCCGAAGAAGTGGCAGATCGAGTTGACCGACCACGTCACGTGGTGCACGAGGAAGATGCGCACGAGCCCGCCCCAGACGTAGCCGCGCACGGCGCCCTCGAGCGTCCAGCCGTGCAGTGCGAAGCCCAGCAGCGTCGGGATGAGCAGCGAGACGAGGACGAGCTTCGGGAACGCGCGGCCGATGCGGCGCATCGCCGGATCGTCGTAGAGGTCGCGGGCGTAGCGCTTCCAGTCGGCCTGGCCCTGGGTCTCCAGCAGCCAGCCGGTGTGCGCGTGCCAGAGCCCCTTGAGGCCGCTGCCGTGGCCGACGTGCGGCGAGTGCGGGTCGCCCTCCACGTCGGTGTGCGCGTGGTGCTTGCGGTGGTCGGCGACCCAGTCCATGACCGAGCCCTGCACCGACAGCGAGCCCAGGACCGCGAAGGTGCGCTCGAGCCACGGCGCCGTGGAGAACGAGCGGTGGGTGAGCAGGCGGTGGAAGCCGATCGTCACGCCCAGCGCCGTGGCGAGGTACATCACGGCCATGATCGCCAGGTCGGTCGCGTCGACCCACGAGTTCCACAGCAGGGCGATCGCCGCCACGACGCCCACGAAGGGCACGACGACGCCGGCGAGGTTCGCGTA
The DNA window shown above is from Conexibacter sp. SYSU D00693 and carries:
- a CDS encoding fatty acid desaturase; amino-acid sequence: MSRTERYANLAGVVVPFVGVVAAIALLWNSWVDATDLAIMAVMYLATALGVTIGFHRLLTHRSFSTAPWLERTFAVLGSLSVQGSVMDWVADHRKHHAHTDVEGDPHSPHVGHGSGLKGLWHAHTGWLLETQGQADWKRYARDLYDDPAMRRIGRAFPKLVLVSLLIPTLLGFALHGWTLEGAVRGYVWGGLVRIFLVHHVTWSVNSICHFFGGRRFDIEDRSTNVGWLAIPSLGESWHHNHHAFPRSAHHGMRWYEVDVSAAIITAMEKVGLAKDVVRISPERQAAKAIGRDERVVAGPTAPAPSERERELV